The following DNA comes from Sparus aurata chromosome 3, fSpaAur1.1, whole genome shotgun sequence.
GTCGTCTGTTTTTTGCCATTGTTTAGAGTTTGGGCTTGAGCTTGAACATATCTGACCAGATAAGAGCAGGCACTGCGCGGAGCACTGCCCAGTATGGGCTGTGTGAGGGAGGCGGGCTGCCAGCAATGCAcaagaatgattgacacttctcagacactccccttggctctgattggtcgtgTTGATCTAGGAgcagtggattcttgcaaatcaaattacagccactgggtggagccacagacagtgaatttttacacagctgacctatATCTTATTCCACTGttagatcataatgacaattttagcaactataacaaaacattgttacagactacagctttaatgGATTACTTCAGTAGTTCATAAAGGTAGAGGATATAGAGAATTAAAGTGTTCAAAATTAAATGATGCAAATAAGAAGTTTATACCTAATGAGTAAAAACTGAACACACAACTGACACTATCTCTAACTTATGAGtcagcactttaaaaaaaaggtgaatcATTCTGAAATGATTGTCTCCTCCCTGTTCAGCTGTGCGTTTTGGCCGCATTCCCAAGCGGGAGAAACAGCGCATGCTGCTGGAGATGCAGAGTGCCATGAACAACATGATGAACAACAACCAGCTGCACAGCAGCCAGACGCTACCTATTGGCAAACCGCTGCCAACCATTGCCACAGAACCTACCTCTGAGGATActggccccgccccctcctgCTCACCATCCAGCCAATCGGACTCCAGCTCTGACCCTGAACCCACCGTCGCCATGGACACCAGCTCAGCCTCATCCAGCGCGTCAGAcagcggggaggaggaggtgatcgGCTCAGTAACCAGGGCCCACCAGGAGACATTCATGTACAACCAGGAGCAGAGCAGCCTGACGGCCGATGCCCCGCCCATCAAAGGATCCCTGAACAGTGGCTCTGCCCAAAACACCAACACCCACAGGATGGAGGAGGGGCAGGATGTCTGGAACCACCACAACAACCTGGTTACCATGGCAGTACAGGACCCCCCAACAAGCCTGGGACCCCAGGGTCAGGAGGACACCACAGCCAACCACTGCCCCTTCAGACTGTCCAGAAGTGCTGCCACCAGCCACTGTCCAACCTACAACCATGGAGCTGGCCGAGCTCCATCCAAAGAGGGCCACAACGGAGCCTACAGCGTGCCCCTGTGTAGAAGAGGCAACAGAATGCATCTGGTAAGATAGTCAGAAGTTACAACAAAAAGTCAATTTAACATATTTAAGTAAAAAATTCAGGCTgattaaaatacaatttttaGATGTCAATGAGAAGAGCTCAATGAATAAAAGTTGTATTTCAAGGTCAGTGTCAAAATAAACCAAGACATGAACACAATTTAAGCATTGTGACTCTTTTGACCACTTGGGGCAGTAAACCAAACACATGCTACCCAGTCTCCCTTTTTGTATAATTGATGTGGCAAAAGTTTTAGCAAACAGCTGTATACAGTTGCCTGTATACACTTCCAGTAGACACAGAGCATAAATATAGATTACCTTGTTTTCCAGAActttagagaaaaaaatgtagttttttaagctttttagtgctgttcaccagctagtcacCAACTGTATCTGAATGCTGCATGGTGTTGGGCTGGGAGTATCAGTGGGTTTATCAGAGCCTTTTCACTGGACAAAAGCTACCCACAAGTCACAGGGGAATTGCtgggacagaaaacaaaagcaatgatataaaacagaacaaaagttTCTCCAAAGCTGTGGGGAATTCAACTAGAGGCTAATCAATATCTGTTGCCCCTCTGTGTTGCCCTCAGGTTTGTCCGATGAACACGTCTGCTCATGTGGACCCTCATAAGTCTGGCCATgaggtgtgggaggagttcTCTCAAAGCTTCACCCCTGCTGTCAGGGAGGTGGTGGAGTTTGCAAAGAAGATCCCAGGCTTCAGAGACCTGTCCCAGCCCGACCAGGTCAGCCTGCTGAAGGCTGGAACCTTCGAGGTACACTATATTTTCCTAAACAACGCCATGAATCTATGTCATTTTTCATACGAAGATGTTGTTGTTATAATGGCTGATGTCAGACTGACCGAGTGGTGTTTGTGTCCGGCAGGTGTTGGTGGTTCGCTTCGCCTCTCTGTTTGATGTAAGAGACCGCACCATCACCTTCCTGGGTGGGAAGAAATACAGCGTTGACACTTTGAGAGCCATGGGTGCCGGGGACCTCCTCAACTCCATGTTTGACTTCAGCGAGAAGCTCACCAACCTGGGCCTCAGTGAGGAGGAGATGAGTCTCTTCACTGCTGtggttctggtctctgcagGTGGGTTTGTCTTCACTGTGtggtttctcttcttttctgaTTTGGTCAAAGCACTCCACTATTGTCACAGCAAGTACATGACACTAAGTACTGTTACTCGAGTATTGAAGTTAAGTACAATTATTGTTAATGTACTTATACTTGAgtattttaattttctgctACTCTAACCTTCAACTCCACTTCATTCTGGAGGcaaatttgtacttttttacGCATTACTTCCTTCTTCCAGTTTTGATGCTA
Coding sequences within:
- the nr1d2b gene encoding nuclear receptor subfamily 1 group D member 2b, with amino-acid sequence MESTKAGGVIAYISSSSSSSSPESCHSDSSNGSYQSSSPPRGSSPSCHQHGQPADPALPTSSQNLPGTQKSGRSSSTAKCGITKINGLVLLCKVCGDVASGFHYGVHACEGCKGFFRRSIQQNIQYKKCLKNESCPIMRINRNRCQQCRFKKCLMVGMSRDSVRFGRIPKREKQRMLLEMQSAMNNMMNNNQLHSSQTLPIGKPLPTIATEPTSEDTGPAPSCSPSSQSDSSSDPEPTVAMDTSSASSSASDSGEEEVIGSVTRAHQETFMYNQEQSSLTADAPPIKGSLNSGSAQNTNTHRMEEGQDVWNHHNNLVTMAVQDPPTSLGPQGQEDTTANHCPFRLSRSAATSHCPTYNHGAGRAPSKEGHNGAYSVPLCRRGNRMHLVCPMNTSAHVDPHKSGHEVWEEFSQSFTPAVREVVEFAKKIPGFRDLSQPDQVSLLKAGTFEVLVVRFASLFDVRDRTITFLGGKKYSVDTLRAMGAGDLLNSMFDFSEKLTNLGLSEEEMSLFTAVVLVSADRSGIENVNSVEALQETLIRALRSLITKNHPNESAIFTKLLLKLPDLRSLNNMHSEQLLAFKVHS